The Pseudomonadota bacterium genomic interval GCCAATCCGGCGAATGCCTTCCTCCAAGGCGTCGGCGAACTCGTCAGCGTCGGCGAAGCGTTGCTGTGGATCCCGAGCCAGAGCGCGATCCAGCAGCGGGTCGAGCTCCGCCAAAGCCGGGTCGATCTTCGACAGGACGGGAATGGGCTCGTGTAGCAGCTTGTGCAGCGTCGCGGCGGCATTGGGTGCCCGGAACAGTCGCCGGCCGGCCAGGCATTCCCAGAGCACGATGCCCATGGAGAACAGGTCCGCCCGCTGGTCGATCACTCCCTGGCCCGCATGTTCGGGCGCCATGTAGGCCAGCTTGCCCTTGACTTGTCCATCACGGGTGTGACTGAGTCGGTCCTCGGCACGGGCCACGCCGAAGTCGGTGAGCCGAGCCACTCCGTCAGCACCCACCATGATGTTGTGGGGCGATATGTCACGGTGCACCAGATTGAGTCGCCGACCCTGTTCGTCCTCCAGGCGATGCGCGGCGGCCAGCCCTGCGAGGGCATCGCTCATGATGCGCCCCGTGACACCCGCGGGCAAGCGGGATTTCTGGCGGAATGCCTGCCTGACCAGTCCACCGAGGTGATCGCCCTCGATGTACTCCATCACCAGGAAGTATCCGGCGGACTCCGATTTGCTGATGTCGAGCGTCGCCGCGACGTTGGGGTGCCTGATGCGCGCGGCCAGACGCGCCTCGTCGAAGAACATCTCGATGAAGTCCTGCTCGTGTGCCAGATTGGCATGCAATACCTTGATCGCGACCAACCGGCCGAAGCGGGCCACGCCCTGAGCCCGCGCCCGTGCCACGTACACCTCGGCCATGCCGCCGCTGGCGAGCCTTCCCAGCACCTCGTAGCGACCTAGGCGCCGCCCGACGTACATCCGCCGCGGGTCCTTGTCCGACGTGGCACTCACGGGACCGTTGAAGCCTCCTACCAGAGGTTAAGCCTGCAGGGTCGATCCACAACACCGGGATCCAACCCGTACAATCGATAATTCACCCTAGTTCACCCTAGCACAATTCGTGCAAGCTAAGTACCCGCCTTCACACTTTGGACATCAATACTGGATGATCGCCGTTGACATGTAATCACGAAGGCCGAAGGCTCACATTGCGCCCCTTCTCGGACAAGGTACCAGCTGTCGTACCCCAGCGTCGAGCCAAGGCAAGCTATGGCGTCGGTTCAAGCTAACAATTGCCAGGTCGGCTTTGAGGCGCCCGGCCAGCAAAGGCGCAACAACACAGCCAGCGGTGGTCGGAACCGGCGAAACGCATGAGATTGGTGTTTCGCGGGCCCGAAGGGGGGCGGTAGCGGCAGGGGGCATGGCATGGACGCTCGTTTGTGGGAGATTCGGGGTGTCATGGATGCGATAGCTCTGCTTGCATCTCGCTGCTCGAATCCAAAACTGGGTCAGCCGGCTCCCGGCGACGCTGTCCTGGATGCGGTGTTCGAGGCGGCGATGCGTGCTCCGGACCATGGCCTGCTGCGGCCGTGGCGGCTGCTGACGGTGCGCGGGACGGCGCGCGAGCGGCTCGGCGACGTCTTCGCACGGGCTGAGCTACGTCAGCAGCCCGACGCGTCTCGAGCCACGTTGGACAAGGCGCGTCACAAGCCGTTGCGAGCGCCGCTCATCGTCGTGGTAGCAGCGTGCCCACGGCCCCACCCCAAGGTACCGGAGATCGAGCAGGTGCTGTCCGCTGCAGCGGTTGGCCATGGGATCCTGCTCGGGCTGCAAGCGCACGGGTTCGCGGGTTTCTGGCGTACCGGCTGGTACGCCTACGACGCACATGTGAAAGAGGCTCTTGGCCTTCGCCAGCGGGACTCGGTGGTGGGTTTTCTCTACGTGGGCACAGCTACCGCCGACCCGCCTGCTATCGCGCGTCCGGATTCCCGAAGCCTGGTAAGCGACTGGTCGGGGACGCCCTTGCCCCAAGAGCAGAGTGGGCATCGATCCCAGAGGGACTAGTCGGCCGAGCCTGGGAGCCATGTCGCACCTAGTGTCCTGCATCCGCAGCGGCGAGGGCGCCGCGGAGCTGACGTCGCAAGACAGCCGGGTCGCCCGTCGGCAGCTCACAGCGCCCGAGCTCGCACACGAACGCGGTCGGTCTTCCGCCGAACGCCTTCTTGCCGCGCAGGGCGGGAAGGGAGGCGACCAGTACCTGTCCCGCACCCTCGGCGGGTATTCGGACCGGCAGAAAACGTGCATGGCTGTGCGGTCTGAGCTCCGCCAGCAGCGCCTGCGTCTGCGCCTCTCCTTTCGCGCCCGCGATGACGACCTCGCGTACGGGTCCGCTTCGATGATCGACGGCCGTGAGCAGAAAGCCTGAAGAGAACGGCTGAGCGGCGGCATTGGCCGCGGCTGTCTGCAGCGTGGCAAGGCCTATTTCGTAGCGTAATCGATCGCCGGCGATCGCGCCCAGCTGCAGCATCAGCAACGTTGCAGCGTTGGCGCCTGCGGGCACGACGCCGTCGTCCAGCTTCGCACGGCGCAGCGGCAGCCCTTCGGGTATGTCCTCGCGGGCTGTGTGCATGAAGGTGGCGAGGCCGGGGTCGTAGAACTTGAGCTCGATGGCGCGAACGAGCTCCACCGCATGTTGGAGCCACTGCGCTTGGCCATCCGCGGCGTGCAGATGCAGCAGACCCAACGCTGCCAAAGCGTAGTCGTCGACGAAGCCCTCGCCGAGCGATGCGCCCCTGCGCAGCCCTCGCAGCATTCGGCGTTTCTCGGGCTGCCAGCAGGATTCCAGCACGAAACGAGCGATCCGTTGACCTGCCTCGACGTAGCGCGGTTCCTCCAGCCAGCGACCCACATCGGCGAGCGCGATCAGCGCCAGGCCGTTCCAGGCCACGAGCTCCTTGTCGTCCATGGCAGGGCGCGGGCGTCGCGCGCGGACGCGCAGCAAGGCCGGCAGCGCCGACGCAACGGCTCGCTCTATCGCTTGCGGTGCGAGGCCGAGCTTGCTTTCGACCTCGGCCGCTGGCTGCCTGTGCAGCACGCTGCGCGCACCCTCGAGCTCGCGATCGCCCTGCTCGCTTACGCCGTAGACGCTCGCAATGGCGTGTCCGGTCTTCTTGCCGAGCGCTGCATGCAGCTCCGCAGGGGTCCACGAGTAGTACACCCCTTCGCCCAGCGGGTCGTCGGCGTCGAAGCCAACGACGAGGCCACCGTCGGGTTGCTGCCAGGTTGCGATGAGGTCGTCGAGCACAGCGCGCCCGACGCGCACGAAGTCGTCGCGATCGAGCCACAGCCCGGCTTCCACGTACAGCGACGCCAGTTGGGCGTTGTCGTACAGCATCTTCTCGAAGTGCGGTACGTGCCAATGCCGATCCACGGCGTAACGGTGGAAGGTGCCTTGCAGATGGTCGCGGATGCCGCCCCGCATCATCTGCTCCAACGTCAGGACGAGATGCGCGCGAGCGCGCGGATGATTACCGCGCTTGCCGTAGCGCAGCTCCGCCAGCAATAGCGGCGCGTTCGGGAATTTCTGTCGAAAGCCAAAGCCACCAAAGACCGGATCGCGCGCGCGATGCAGGCGCGCAAAGGCCTCGTCCAGAATCTGCTTGTCGACCTTTCGCTCGTTGCTCTTTGGCAGTGCTGCGGCTCGAATCGCCTGAAAGATCTGCCGGCCGCGGGCGGCGACCCGATCTCCTTCCTTTCGGAAGCGCTCGAGAACCTGCCGCAGTACGTCGATGAATCCAGGGCGTCCGAAACGACTGCGGGGCGGAAAGTAGGTGCCGCCAAAGAACGGCTCGAGCTTCGGCGTCAAAAACACGGTGAGCGGCCAGCCGGTCGAGCCACCCATGGCGGCCACGGCCTCGATATACAAGGCGTCCAAATCCGGCCGCTGCTCGCGGTCGACCTTGATCGAGACGAAGTGCTGGTTCAGGTAGGCCGCGATGGTGTCGTCTTCGAAGCTCTCCTTCTCCATGACGTGGCACCAGTGGCAGGTGGCGTAGCCGATGGACAGGAAGATGGGCTTGTTCTCGCGCTTGGCTTTGTCGAGCGCCTCCTTGCCCCAGGGGTACCAATCCACAGGGTTGTGCGCGTGCTGCTCGAGGTAGGGGCTCGGCTCCCCGACGAGGTGATTGCCCTTGCGTCGAATCGAGGCCGTGCTCTTGCCGCTTCCAGAGCGAGCTTGCCTTTGGTCTCCCGATCGCGCCGCCTTGCCGGAATGCGGGCCGGAAGCTGCAGTGCGGCAGCCGAGCGGCAAGAGTGTCAGCAATGCTAGCAACAATCCACGATGCCGGAGCATTAGGACCCATCCAAGC includes:
- a CDS encoding serine/threonine protein kinase, whose amino-acid sequence is MSATSDKDPRRMYVGRRLGRYEVLGRLASGGMAEVYVARARAQGVARFGRLVAIKVLHANLAHEQDFIEMFFDEARLAARIRHPNVAATLDISKSESAGYFLVMEYIEGDHLGGLVRQAFRQKSRLPAGVTGRIMSDALAGLAAAHRLEDEQGRRLNLVHRDISPHNIMVGADGVARLTDFGVARAEDRLSHTRDGQVKGKLAYMAPEHAGQGVIDQRADLFSMGIVLWECLAGRRLFRAPNAAATLHKLLHEPIPVLSKIDPALAELDPLLDRALARDPQQRFADADEFADALEEGIRRIGGLGSHHKVRDCVRRFAYEKLTRDQAIIRTGLESIGDAEEVSSALELVELSEPSLPRRPSDPSSSGVFRQTEGSHGGSSHSGTSGRFTGTDTQAELAALAGVRRPGIGTLLAWSVFLTVLGGAAWVVATDGAGLRDLLSPAPPPQQQPILAPKPVDQPQQAAPDSPPPLPASEALPRVHQTGPPPADVRAPAARPSRPPPVSSSRRGSRSGVRKARPRPKVERAKAPARRGSAVRSQRPG
- a CDS encoding nitroreductase; protein product: MDARLWEIRGVMDAIALLASRCSNPKLGQPAPGDAVLDAVFEAAMRAPDHGLLRPWRLLTVRGTARERLGDVFARAELRQQPDASRATLDKARHKPLRAPLIVVVAACPRPHPKVPEIEQVLSAAAVGHGILLGLQAHGFAGFWRTGWYAYDAHVKEALGLRQRDSVVGFLYVGTATADPPAIARPDSRSLVSDWSGTPLPQEQSGHRSQRD
- a CDS encoding thioredoxin domain-containing protein, yielding MLTLLPLGCRTAASGPHSGKAARSGDQRQARSGSGKSTASIRRKGNHLVGEPSPYLEQHAHNPVDWYPWGKEALDKAKRENKPIFLSIGYATCHWCHVMEKESFEDDTIAAYLNQHFVSIKVDREQRPDLDALYIEAVAAMGGSTGWPLTVFLTPKLEPFFGGTYFPPRSRFGRPGFIDVLRQVLERFRKEGDRVAARGRQIFQAIRAAALPKSNERKVDKQILDEAFARLHRARDPVFGGFGFRQKFPNAPLLLAELRYGKRGNHPRARAHLVLTLEQMMRGGIRDHLQGTFHRYAVDRHWHVPHFEKMLYDNAQLASLYVEAGLWLDRDDFVRVGRAVLDDLIATWQQPDGGLVVGFDADDPLGEGVYYSWTPAELHAALGKKTGHAIASVYGVSEQGDRELEGARSVLHRQPAAEVESKLGLAPQAIERAVASALPALLRVRARRPRPAMDDKELVAWNGLALIALADVGRWLEEPRYVEAGQRIARFVLESCWQPEKRRMLRGLRRGASLGEGFVDDYALAALGLLHLHAADGQAQWLQHAVELVRAIELKFYDPGLATFMHTAREDIPEGLPLRRAKLDDGVVPAGANAATLLMLQLGAIAGDRLRYEIGLATLQTAAANAAAQPFSSGFLLTAVDHRSGPVREVVIAGAKGEAQTQALLAELRPHSHARFLPVRIPAEGAGQVLVASLPALRGKKAFGGRPTAFVCELGRCELPTGDPAVLRRQLRGALAAADAGH